A DNA window from Kitasatospora atroaurantiaca contains the following coding sequences:
- a CDS encoding ROK family glucokinase: MALTIGVDVGGTKIAAGVVDENGEILARTRVPTPADPQWAVDAIAQAVRELKEQYPDVAGVGVGAPGFVDRERSTVIFAPNIAWENEPLRTRIEELTGLGTVVENDANCAAWAEFRFGAAAAYSDMVLITVGTGIGGGIVLDGRLHRGRFGVAGEIGHLNMVPDGLLCGCGGRGCWEQYGSGRALRRYGREKAAADPIHGKRMLELNDDVAETIRGIHITQAAEEGDPLALECYEELADWLGRGMADLAALFDPAVFVLGGGVSDSGSLLLDPVVKAFGKYLTGGAHRPRAEVVLASMGSAAGISGAGDLARV; encoded by the coding sequence ATGGCTCTGACCATCGGCGTCGATGTCGGCGGTACGAAGATCGCGGCCGGCGTGGTCGACGAGAACGGCGAGATCCTCGCCAGGACTCGGGTACCCACCCCGGCCGACCCCCAGTGGGCGGTCGACGCCATCGCACAGGCCGTACGCGAGCTCAAGGAGCAGTACCCGGACGTGGCCGGTGTGGGCGTGGGTGCCCCGGGCTTCGTCGACCGGGAGCGCTCCACGGTGATCTTCGCGCCCAACATCGCCTGGGAGAACGAGCCGCTCAGGACCCGGATCGAGGAGCTCACCGGCCTCGGGACCGTCGTCGAGAACGACGCCAACTGCGCCGCCTGGGCCGAGTTCCGCTTCGGCGCGGCCGCCGCCTACAGCGACATGGTGCTGATCACCGTCGGCACCGGCATCGGTGGCGGCATCGTCCTGGACGGCCGGCTGCACCGCGGCCGCTTCGGCGTGGCCGGCGAGATCGGTCACCTCAACATGGTTCCGGACGGCCTGCTGTGCGGCTGCGGCGGCAGGGGCTGCTGGGAGCAGTACGGCTCGGGCCGCGCGCTGCGCCGCTACGGCCGCGAGAAGGCCGCGGCCGATCCGATCCACGGCAAGCGGATGCTGGAGCTCAACGACGATGTGGCCGAGACCATCCGCGGCATCCACATCACCCAGGCCGCCGAGGAGGGCGACCCGCTCGCCCTCGAGTGCTACGAGGAGCTGGCCGACTGGCTGGGCCGCGGCATGGCCGACCTCGCCGCGCTGTTCGACCCCGCCGTCTTCGTACTCGGCGGCGGCGTCTCCGACTCCGGGAGCCTGCTGCTCGACCCCGTGGTCAAGGCCTTCGGCAAGTACCTGACCG
- a CDS encoding DUF5304 family protein — MADEQPLAAELGPLVEEVRRFASAVGEKAQEFGGKLREQNPEVYGHLAAAGGELLAAYRAAVSGHERRWAGPGHADSEPIDLDGPSDN, encoded by the coding sequence ATGGCCGACGAACAGCCCCTTGCCGCCGAGCTGGGACCCCTGGTGGAGGAGGTCCGCCGGTTCGCCTCCGCGGTGGGGGAGAAGGCCCAGGAGTTCGGCGGGAAGCTGCGCGAGCAGAACCCGGAGGTGTACGGACATCTCGCCGCCGCAGGGGGCGAACTGCTCGCCGCGTACCGGGCGGCCGTCTCCGGCCACGAGCGGCGCTGGGCCGGCCCCGGACACGCCGACAGCGAGCCCATCGACCTTGACGGACCGTCAGACAACTAG
- a CDS encoding ArsA family ATPase has translation MASRTILVTGDGSPLVAAATALHAAGQGRRTLLLAADDPHRTLDTVLGVRLTEQPAPYADGLTVARVDEQAAFRGALGELGGRLGPALDLIGATPLDPEELTPLPGTRQLALLRALRAADAHVLVVAAPHPAELIAALALPEQLDRYLARLLPEQRQAARALRPLLAAVAGVPMPADWLFEARTWAAAALAEARSVIEAPGTSVRLVVDAETHSPDELRRIRSGLALHGHRLDSVIVHRALPAMAVDSPDPWLAALAARQRERLAELAGHFDVPVLTCRQPEATLEGMAAELYGDGAQPVPRETPWRVEDRLAEDGLLVWHLALPGADRADLELVRRGDELVVGIGAYRRIVLLPSALRRCTVSGAGLADGVLSVRFAPDPALWPRGSGGDVR, from the coding sequence GTGGCGTCCCGGACGATCCTCGTCACCGGTGACGGCTCGCCGCTGGTGGCCGCCGCCACCGCGCTGCACGCCGCCGGGCAGGGCAGGCGCACGCTGCTCCTCGCCGCGGACGACCCGCACCGCACGCTGGACACCGTGCTCGGCGTACGGCTCACCGAGCAGCCCGCCCCGTACGCCGACGGCCTCACCGTCGCCCGGGTCGACGAGCAGGCGGCCTTCCGAGGTGCGCTGGGCGAGCTCGGCGGCCGCCTCGGACCGGCCCTCGACCTGATCGGCGCTACCCCGCTCGACCCGGAGGAGCTCACCCCGCTCCCCGGCACCCGGCAGCTCGCCCTGCTCCGCGCGCTGCGCGCCGCCGACGCCCACGTACTGGTCGTGGCAGCCCCGCATCCCGCCGAGCTGATCGCCGCGCTCGCCCTGCCCGAACAGCTCGACCGCTACCTCGCCCGGCTGCTGCCCGAGCAGCGCCAGGCCGCCCGCGCGCTGCGCCCGCTGCTCGCCGCGGTGGCCGGGGTGCCGATGCCCGCCGACTGGCTCTTCGAGGCCCGCACCTGGGCCGCTGCCGCGCTCGCCGAGGCCCGCTCCGTGATCGAGGCGCCCGGCACCTCCGTCCGGCTGGTGGTCGATGCCGAGACCCACAGCCCCGACGAGCTGCGCCGGATCCGCTCGGGCCTGGCCCTCCACGGGCACCGGCTGGACTCCGTGATCGTCCACCGGGCGCTGCCCGCCATGGCGGTCGACTCGCCCGACCCCTGGCTCGCCGCCCTGGCCGCCCGCCAGCGCGAGCGGCTGGCCGAGCTCGCCGGGCACTTCGACGTACCGGTGCTGACCTGCCGCCAGCCGGAGGCGACGCTGGAGGGGATGGCCGCCGAGCTCTACGGCGACGGGGCGCAGCCCGTTCCCCGGGAGACCCCCTGGCGGGTCGAGGACCGGCTCGCCGAGGACGGCCTGCTGGTCTGGCACCTCGCCCTGCCCGGCGCCGACCGGGCCGACCTGGAGCTGGTGCGGCGCGGCGACGAACTGGTGGTCGGCATCGGTGCGTACCGTCGGATCGTCCTGCTGCCCTCCGCGCTGCGCCGCTGCACGGTGAGCGGCGCGGGGCTCGCCGACGGCGTGCTCTCGGTCCGCTTCGCGCCGGACCCGGCGCTCTGGCCCCGTGGCAGCGGCGGGGACGTCCGGTAG
- a CDS encoding SRPBCC family protein produces MAEHTRSSIIIDATPAEVMAVIADFAAYPAWTGEVKEIEVMETAENGRAAQVRLLLDAGAIRDEHVLAYTWDADREVSWTLVKSQMLRALDGSYSLAAAKGGTEVTYQLAVDVKIPMLGMIKRKAEKVIIDRALAGLKKRVEG; encoded by the coding sequence ATGGCGGAGCACACCAGGTCGAGCATCATCATCGACGCGACCCCGGCCGAGGTCATGGCGGTGATCGCGGACTTCGCCGCGTACCCGGCGTGGACGGGCGAGGTCAAGGAGATCGAGGTGATGGAGACGGCCGAGAACGGCCGGGCCGCCCAGGTGCGCCTGCTGCTCGACGCCGGTGCGATCCGCGACGAGCACGTCCTCGCCTACACCTGGGACGCCGACCGCGAGGTCAGCTGGACGCTGGTGAAGAGCCAGATGCTGCGGGCCCTGGACGGTTCGTACAGCCTCGCGGCCGCCAAGGGCGGCACCGAGGTCACGTACCAGCTCGCCGTCGACGTGAAGATCCCGATGCTGGGCATGATCAAGCGCAAGGCCGAGAAGGTCATCATCGACCGCGCGCTCGCCGGCCTGAAGAAGCGCGTCGAGGGATAG
- a CDS encoding AMP-dependent synthetase/ligase, whose amino-acid sequence MLEFSLPARYQVPSGGNLSDLVHQNAEQHPGVAVLSRKADGHWTDLTAAQFLAEVHSAAKGLIAAGIEPGDRVGVMSRTRYEWTLLDFAIWCAGAITVPVYETSSAEQVEWILGDSGAVAVVTETDAHAAVVAEVRDRLPELKNTWQIEKGALAELAEAGAKVADTTVTERRSIPTADSIATIVYTSGTTGRPKGCQLTHGNFLAELGNVTARLEPLFRTGESSVLLFLPLAHVLGRIAEIAAAIAPIKLGHVSDIKDVTAELASFRPTLILGVPRVFEKVFNTARAKAQADGKGKIFDQAADTAIAYSRALDQGGASLALKLKHKVFDRLVYSKLRAALGGRATHAISGGAPLGERLGHFYRGIGFTVLEGYGLTETCAATAFNPHDKPKIGTVGQPLPGSSVRIAEDGEVLLKGPQVFTGYWNNPTATAEALHDGWFATGDIGSLDDEGYLTITGRKKEILVTAGGKNVAPAVIEDRIRAHALIGEVMVVGDRKPFIACLVTVDEDFFPKWKELNGKPAEATVADLREDADLLAALQAAVDDGNLAVSKAEAVKKFRVLDTVFSEASGHLTPSLKLKRNLVLKDFAADVEALYQR is encoded by the coding sequence TTGCTCGAGTTCAGCCTTCCGGCCCGCTACCAGGTACCGAGCGGCGGTAACCTCTCCGACCTCGTCCACCAGAACGCCGAGCAGCACCCGGGCGTCGCGGTACTCAGCCGCAAGGCGGACGGCCACTGGACGGATCTGACGGCTGCGCAGTTCCTGGCCGAGGTGCACAGCGCCGCCAAGGGCCTGATCGCCGCCGGCATCGAGCCCGGTGACCGGGTGGGCGTCATGTCCCGCACCCGCTACGAGTGGACGCTACTGGACTTCGCGATCTGGTGCGCGGGCGCGATCACCGTGCCGGTGTACGAGACCTCCTCCGCCGAGCAGGTCGAGTGGATCCTCGGCGACTCCGGGGCCGTCGCCGTGGTGACCGAGACCGACGCGCACGCCGCGGTGGTGGCCGAGGTCCGCGACCGGCTGCCGGAGCTGAAGAACACCTGGCAGATCGAGAAGGGCGCGCTGGCCGAGCTGGCCGAGGCGGGCGCGAAGGTCGCCGACACCACCGTGACCGAGCGCCGCTCGATCCCGACGGCCGACTCGATCGCCACCATCGTCTACACCTCGGGCACCACCGGCCGCCCGAAGGGCTGTCAGCTGACGCACGGGAACTTCCTGGCCGAGCTGGGTAATGTGACGGCCCGTCTGGAGCCGCTGTTCCGTACCGGCGAGAGCTCCGTCCTGCTCTTCCTGCCGCTGGCACACGTGCTGGGCCGGATCGCCGAGATCGCCGCGGCCATCGCCCCGATCAAGCTGGGCCACGTCTCAGACATCAAGGACGTCACGGCCGAGCTGGCCTCCTTCCGGCCGACGCTGATCCTCGGTGTGCCGCGGGTCTTCGAGAAGGTCTTCAACACCGCGCGGGCCAAGGCCCAGGCCGACGGCAAGGGCAAGATCTTCGACCAGGCCGCCGACACCGCCATCGCGTACAGCCGGGCGCTGGACCAGGGCGGCGCCTCGCTGGCGCTGAAGCTCAAGCACAAGGTCTTCGACAGACTTGTCTACAGCAAGCTGCGGGCGGCGCTGGGCGGCCGGGCCACCCATGCGATCTCCGGCGGCGCCCCGCTCGGCGAGCGGCTGGGCCACTTCTACCGCGGCATCGGCTTCACCGTGCTCGAGGGCTACGGCCTCACCGAGACCTGCGCGGCCACCGCCTTCAACCCGCACGACAAGCCGAAGATCGGCACCGTCGGCCAGCCGCTGCCCGGCTCCTCGGTCCGGATCGCCGAGGACGGCGAGGTCCTGCTCAAGGGCCCGCAGGTCTTCACCGGCTACTGGAACAACCCGACCGCCACGGCGGAGGCCCTGCATGACGGCTGGTTCGCCACCGGCGACATCGGCAGCCTCGACGACGAGGGCTACCTGACGATCACCGGCCGGAAGAAGGAGATACTCGTCACAGCGGGCGGCAAGAACGTCGCCCCCGCGGTGATCGAGGACCGGATCCGGGCGCACGCGCTGATCGGCGAGGTGATGGTGGTCGGCGACCGCAAGCCGTTCATCGCCTGCCTGGTGACCGTGGACGAGGACTTCTTCCCCAAGTGGAAGGAGCTCAACGGCAAGCCGGCCGAGGCCACCGTGGCCGACCTGCGGGAGGATGCGGACCTGCTGGCCGCGCTCCAGGCGGCCGTGGACGACGGGAACCTGGCGGTCTCCAAGGCCGAGGCGGTGAAGAAGTTCCGCGTCCTGGACACCGTCTTCTCCGAGGCCAGCGGGCACCTCACCCCGTCCCTCAAGCTGAAGCGCAACCTCGTCCTGAAGGACTTCGCCGCCGACGTCGAGGCCCTCTACCAGCGCTGA
- a CDS encoding glycosyltransferase family 4 protein, protein MHKTLIVTNDFPPRPGGIQAFVHNMAVRQPAGSVVVYASTWRDGSEVARFDAEQPFPVIRDRTKMMVPTPRVTRRAAEILKAERCDSVWFGAAAPLGLMAPALRRAGAGRLLGMTHGHEAAWAQLPGSRQLLRRIGEGTDTLTYLGEYTRSRIASAVGPEAAKRMVQLPPGVDEQTFRPDSGGAEVRARLGLTDRPVVVCVSRLVPRKGQDTLIAAMPQILADVPDAVLLIVGGGPYQADLEKLAEATGVASSVRFTGAVPWSELPAHYGAGDVFAMPCRTRRGGLDVEGLGIVYLEASATGLPVVAGDSGGAPDAVLEGETGYVVPGRSTDVLAERIVRLLHDEELRRQMGEAGRRWVERSWRWDLLAGRLTSLLAA, encoded by the coding sequence ATGCACAAGACCCTGATCGTCACCAACGACTTCCCGCCGCGGCCCGGCGGCATCCAGGCCTTCGTCCACAACATGGCCGTCCGCCAGCCCGCAGGGAGCGTCGTGGTGTACGCCTCGACCTGGCGGGACGGCAGCGAGGTCGCGCGGTTCGACGCCGAGCAGCCGTTCCCGGTGATACGCGACCGGACGAAGATGATGGTGCCCACGCCCAGGGTCACCCGGCGGGCCGCCGAGATCCTCAAGGCCGAGCGCTGCGACTCGGTCTGGTTCGGCGCCGCCGCCCCGCTCGGGCTGATGGCCCCCGCGCTGCGCCGGGCCGGTGCCGGGCGGCTGCTCGGTATGACCCACGGCCACGAGGCGGCCTGGGCCCAGCTGCCGGGCTCGCGTCAGCTGCTGCGCCGGATCGGCGAGGGCACCGACACGCTCACCTACCTCGGCGAGTACACCCGCTCCCGGATCGCCTCCGCGGTCGGCCCCGAGGCGGCGAAGCGGATGGTCCAGCTGCCGCCGGGCGTCGACGAGCAGACCTTCCGCCCCGACTCCGGCGGCGCCGAGGTGCGGGCGCGGCTCGGGCTGACGGACCGTCCGGTGGTGGTCTGCGTCTCACGCCTGGTGCCGCGCAAGGGCCAGGACACGCTGATCGCGGCGATGCCGCAGATCCTCGCAGACGTACCGGACGCGGTGCTGCTGATCGTCGGCGGCGGCCCGTACCAGGCGGACCTGGAGAAGCTCGCCGAGGCCACCGGGGTCGCCTCGTCGGTGCGGTTCACCGGGGCCGTGCCGTGGTCCGAGCTGCCCGCGCACTACGGCGCCGGGGACGTCTTCGCGATGCCGTGCCGCACCCGCCGGGGCGGGCTGGACGTGGAGGGCCTGGGCATCGTCTACCTGGAGGCCTCCGCGACCGGCCTGCCGGTCGTGGCGGGGGACTCGGGCGGGGCGCCGGACGCCGTGCTGGAGGGCGAGACGGGGTACGTCGTCCCGGGGCGCTCGACGGACGTGCTGGCGGAGCGGATCGTCCGGCTGCTCCACGACGAGGAGCTGCGGCGGCAGATGGGGGAGGCCGGGCGCCGCTGGGTCGAACGCTCCTGGCGCTGGGACCTCCTGGCCGGCCGCCTCACGTCCCTCCTGGCCGCCTGA
- a CDS encoding glycosyltransferase family 87 protein — MELVPAGVTGNTGSTALPAPRPPAGGALWALAAGWLVTRVLIVLMVVGVIRISGTDVTADVSVIYHGWYEVLQTGTFPLDDVTWQYPPGAALVILLPGLLPWSYLVSFYVLCGILDALAMGLLTRAGTRRGRSFTGAWVWVAGVPLLGPTVYCRYDIIVTAIAVAGLLALLRRPAIGGILLGLGGLVKIWPLLALAGTPRGRRTRRSWTAALAALSALGFLLAAGMNGAFEFLKFQRDRGIEVESLGALPLHFARLAGGWNGQVSMNYGSVELLGPWVPVISRVSVAATLLGFAWLLLWRLRAKRWQPSTTYDAALAALLLFTVTSRVISPQYLVWLVGIAAVCLTVRGTSQKPVAVLILVATLVTTVEFPVLFGQVHDSRPWGVTVLTVRNLLLLAAALVSCRRLWRSTRAPEPARTVVLPALEPAGYPVRPGIAYEQDLLDGLDRPIVVDRP; from the coding sequence GTGGAGTTGGTCCCGGCCGGTGTCACCGGCAACACCGGCAGTACCGCGCTGCCCGCTCCGCGTCCCCCGGCAGGCGGGGCGCTCTGGGCGCTGGCGGCCGGCTGGCTCGTCACCCGGGTACTGATCGTGCTGATGGTGGTGGGCGTCATCCGGATCTCCGGCACCGATGTCACCGCCGACGTCTCGGTGATCTACCACGGCTGGTACGAGGTGCTGCAGACCGGCACCTTCCCGCTCGACGACGTGACCTGGCAGTACCCGCCCGGCGCGGCCCTGGTGATCCTGCTGCCCGGCCTCCTGCCGTGGTCCTACCTGGTCTCCTTCTACGTGCTCTGCGGGATCCTCGACGCGCTCGCCATGGGCCTGCTGACGCGGGCCGGGACGCGCCGGGGCCGGAGCTTCACCGGTGCCTGGGTGTGGGTCGCGGGCGTGCCACTGCTCGGTCCCACTGTCTACTGCCGGTACGACATCATCGTCACCGCGATCGCCGTCGCCGGGCTGCTGGCGCTGCTGCGCCGTCCGGCGATCGGCGGCATCCTGCTGGGCCTCGGCGGCCTGGTGAAGATCTGGCCGCTGCTGGCGCTGGCGGGCACCCCGCGCGGCCGCCGGACCAGGCGCTCCTGGACGGCCGCGCTGGCCGCCCTGAGCGCACTGGGCTTCCTGCTGGCGGCCGGGATGAACGGCGCCTTCGAGTTCCTCAAGTTCCAGCGGGACCGGGGCATCGAGGTCGAGTCCCTGGGCGCGCTGCCGCTGCACTTCGCGCGGCTGGCGGGCGGCTGGAACGGCCAGGTGTCGATGAACTACGGCTCGGTGGAGCTGCTCGGTCCGTGGGTGCCGGTGATCTCCAGGGTCTCGGTGGCGGCGACCCTGCTCGGCTTCGCCTGGCTGCTGCTCTGGCGGCTGCGGGCCAAGCGCTGGCAGCCGTCCACCACCTATGACGCGGCGCTGGCCGCGCTGCTGCTGTTCACCGTGACCAGCCGGGTGATCAGCCCGCAGTACCTGGTGTGGCTGGTCGGGATCGCGGCCGTCTGTCTGACGGTGCGGGGCACCAGCCAGAAGCCGGTCGCGGTGCTGATCCTGGTGGCCACGCTGGTCACCACGGTGGAGTTCCCGGTGCTCTTCGGCCAGGTGCACGACAGCCGGCCGTGGGGCGTGACGGTGCTCACCGTACGGAACCTGCTGCTGCTCGCCGCCGCCCTCGTCTCCTGCCGCCGCCTGTGGCGGTCCACCCGCGCCCCCGAACCGGCCCGGACGGTGGTCCTGCCCGCGCTGGAGCCCGCCGGCTACCCCGTACGGCCGGGGATCGCGTACGAGCAGGACCTGCTGGACGGCCTGGACCGGCCGATCGTCGTCGACCGCCCCTGA